The following are from one region of the Oenanthe melanoleuca isolate GR-GAL-2019-014 chromosome 23, OMel1.0, whole genome shotgun sequence genome:
- the LOC130262109 gene encoding uncharacterized protein LOC130262109, whose amino-acid sequence MTPVAAAPFVPTPLQTHQSAKSIVPAVTASVQSSVLTDRAAPLGSTPALPAAAQMLPVPNPGAAWCGVSPPSELARADAPLPARSSTDARSTTSAPAAVPKCRHVPVGPTPALQAPASPVLGQAVGDAQPGAPPPPVPPRATAFLPQFCPVTIAAHPLNSRCSAAPHPQSAAFTEKPSASSPPQSQTPCLST is encoded by the coding sequence atgaCGCCCGTGGCTGCGGCTCCCTTCGTTCCCACCCCGTTGCAGACACACCAGTCCGCTAAATCCATAGTGCCTGCAGTTACGGCATCGGTGCAGTCCAGCGTCCTGACGGACCGGGCTGCGCCGCTCGGCTCCACACCGGCGCTGCCGGCAGCAGCACAAATGCTCCCCGTTCCCAACCCGGGAGCCGCCTGGTGCGGAGTGAGCCCGCCGTCGGAGCTGGCCCGCGCCGATGCACCGCTGCCTGCGCGCAGCTCCACGGATGCGCGGAGCACAACGTCGGCGCCGGCCGCGGTCCCGAAGTGCCGACACGTGCCTGTCGGTCCCACGCCAGCGCTGCAGGCTCCGGCCAGCCCAGTCCTCGGGCAGGCGGTGGGGGacgctcagcctggagctcccccaCCTCCTGTGCCGCCTCGAGCCACTGCGTTCCTGCCTCAGTTCTGTCCGGTGACCATCGCAGCTCACCCCCTGAACTCCCGGTGCTCGGCAGCGCCCCACCCCCAGTCGGCAGCGTTCACCGAAAAGCCGTCAGCAAGCAGCCCGCCACAGTCACAGACGCCATGCCTGTCCACATAA